From one Streptomyces sp. NBC_01478 genomic stretch:
- a CDS encoding IS5 family transposase (programmed frameshift): MVERLVPDELWELFQRVVPDAPSRPQGGGRRRHGDREVLAAIVFVATSGCTWQQLPTASFGPSGATAHRRFTEWSKARVWAKLHRLVLDELGSRGELDWSRCAIDSVNMRALKGELTGPNPVDRGKYGSKIHLITERTGLPLSIGISGANTHDSQALIPLVQGIPPIRSRRGRRRRRPHKLHADKGYDYNHLRRWLSSRGIRHRIARKGIETSQRLGRHRWTIERTMSWLTGCRRLHRRYERKADHFLAFTSIACTLICYRRLTK; encoded by the exons ATCGTTGAGCGGCTGGTGCCGGATGAGTTGTGGGAACTGTTCCAGCGGGTGGTGCCGGATGCGCCCTCGCGGCCCCAGGGTGGGGGCCGACGCCGGCACGGTGACCGCGAAGTGCTGGCCGCAATCGTCTTCGTGGCGACCTCGGGCTGCACGTGGCAGCAGTTGCCGACCGCGTCGTTCGGGCCGTCCGGCGCGACGGCTCACCGGCGTTTCACCGAGTGGTCGAAGGCCCGGGTGTGGGCCAAGCTCCACCGTCTGGTGCTCGACGAACTCGGCTCCCGTGGAGAGTTGGACTGGTCGCGGTGCGCGATCGACTCGGTGAACATGCGGGCCCTG AAAGGGGAACTGACAGGTCCGAATCCTGTAGACCGGGGTAAGTACGGGTCAAAGATCCACTTGATCACGGAGCGCACCGGACTGCCCCTGTCCATCGGCATCTCGGGCGCCAACACGCACGACAGCCAGGCACTGATCCCCTTGGTGCAGGGCATACCGCCGATCCGCTCCCGCCGAGGACGCCGACGGCGCAGGCCCCACAAACTCCACGCCGACAAGGGCTACGACTACAACCACCTGCGACGTTGGTTATCCAGCCGGGGCATCCGGCACCGCATCGCCCGCAAGGGCATCGAGACCTCGCAGCGACTCGGCCGCCACCGTTGGACCATCGAACGCACCATGTCCTGGCTCACCGGATGCCGACGCCTGCACCGCCGCTACGAACGCAAAGCCGACCACTTCCTCGCCTTCACCAGCATCGCCTGCACCTTGATCTGCTACCGCAGACTCACCAAATGA
- a CDS encoding spore-associated protein, giving the protein MRFSHSVLAGAAIAALTVGATTVLAGPASAAPNTTPQKVCGSNYKTVNSAPVGTQGTVYLTYNASNGKNCVATIRTNPGAARDMGAWIYVSDTDEYAQDEGAYTSYAGPAYVQGRAHCVDWGGHIDNVYVYVTGSNCAALKEHRVTTVR; this is encoded by the coding sequence ATGAGATTCAGTCATTCCGTTCTCGCCGGTGCCGCGATAGCGGCCCTGACGGTCGGCGCAACGACCGTTCTGGCCGGCCCCGCCTCCGCAGCGCCGAACACCACTCCGCAGAAGGTCTGTGGAAGCAACTACAAGACCGTCAATTCCGCGCCCGTCGGCACGCAGGGCACCGTCTACCTGACCTACAACGCTTCCAACGGCAAGAACTGCGTCGCGACCATCCGCACCAACCCCGGCGCCGCGCGCGACATGGGCGCGTGGATCTATGTGTCCGACACCGATGAGTACGCCCAGGACGAGGGCGCGTACACGTCGTACGCCGGACCGGCCTATGTCCAAGGCAGGGCCCACTGCGTCGACTGGGGTGGCCACATCGACAACGTGTACGTCTACGTGACGGGCTCCAACTGCGCCGCGCTGAAAGAGCACCGGGTCACAACGGTCCGCTGA
- a CDS encoding helix-turn-helix domain-containing protein encodes MTDREDSRLARLRGVESFETVASSLFAPLRVSDPCPQGFEAVVDHTVIGPVVIARIQAAAATVTRDSRSITSTDVEWMHFNLHHHGPLTASQDGRTSTMKAGELYACDNTRPYRLIGADPTDMTVLCIPRASLGRHADSVSQRTALPLPALGGIGGLLDHALSTVNDGLPHHSAARTHLADALTALLLAAFADTTPERISVASNLIDRIRAYTLAHLDDTHLSAEHVARRHHISIRRLHALFKDSDLTFAAWIRHERLLRIRRDLLDPSSAYIPAAVIAAQWGIHDPKHLGRALKREFGTTVSELRHR; translated from the coding sequence ATGACAGACCGTGAGGACTCTCGATTAGCCAGATTAAGAGGAGTCGAGTCTTTCGAGACAGTTGCCTCGTCCCTATTCGCCCCGCTACGGGTGAGCGATCCTTGCCCTCAGGGGTTCGAAGCTGTGGTCGACCACACCGTCATCGGACCTGTGGTCATTGCTCGCATCCAGGCCGCCGCCGCAACGGTGACGCGGGATAGCCGCAGCATCACCTCCACCGACGTGGAATGGATGCACTTCAACCTCCACCACCACGGTCCGCTCACAGCGAGTCAAGACGGCCGGACCTCGACGATGAAAGCCGGCGAACTGTACGCCTGCGACAACACCCGGCCCTACCGGCTCATCGGTGCCGACCCCACTGACATGACGGTGCTCTGCATCCCCCGGGCGAGTCTGGGCAGGCATGCGGACTCGGTAAGCCAGCGCACGGCACTCCCCCTCCCCGCTTTGGGCGGGATCGGCGGACTTCTCGACCACGCGCTGTCCACGGTCAATGACGGCCTTCCCCATCACAGTGCGGCACGTACGCATCTGGCCGACGCCCTCACCGCACTCCTCCTCGCCGCTTTCGCCGACACCACGCCCGAGCGGATCTCCGTCGCCAGCAACCTCATCGATCGCATCCGGGCCTACACACTGGCCCACCTCGACGACACTCATCTCAGCGCGGAACATGTCGCACGTCGGCATCACATCTCCATTCGGCGCCTCCACGCCCTCTTTAAAGACAGTGACTTGACCTTCGCCGCCTGGATCCGGCATGAACGTCTGCTACGGATCCGCAGGGATCTCCTCGACCCCTCCTCCGCGTACATCCCTGCGGCCGTGATCGCGGCGCAGTGGGGAATACATGATCCCAAACATCTCGGCAGGGCTCTGAAGCGCGAGTTCGGTACAACTGTCAGCGAACTGCGCCACAGATAG
- a CDS encoding galactose-binding domain-containing protein, which yields MLSLMLLVLAMTLGPTPSSAAGNDWWIPTARPAPDVQINVSGEPFTGTNSAGEVKGFVDAHNHLFGNEAFGGRLICGKVFSEAGVADALKDCPEHYPDGTLAIFDYITHGGDGTHDPVGWPTFKDWPAYDSMTHQADYYAWVERAWRGGQRVLVNDLVTNGMICSIYPFKDRSCDEMTSIRLQAKMTYALQAYIDKMYGGTGKGWFRIVTDSAQARQVIEEGKLAVVLGVETSEPFGCKQILDIPQCSQQDIDKGLDELYALGVRSMFLCHKFDNALCGVRFDSGGLGTAINVGQFLSTGTFWQTEKCTGPQHDNPIGSATSEAESDLPAGVDVPSYDSNAQCNKRGLTELGEYAVRGMMKRKMMLEIDHMGVKAVGQALDILESASYPGVISSHSWMDLNWTERVYALGGFVAQYMHGSEGFVAEAARTKALRDKYGVGYGYGTDFNGIGDHPAPRGADAANKVTYPFKSVDGGSVIDRQTSGERTFDINTDGAAHAGMIPDWIEDIRQVGGQDVVNDLFRGAESYLDTWRATEQHQASVNLAKGQPSTASSSESNPFTSYQPGRAADGDDATRWASDWSDDQWWQVDLGSTHLVSRVTLDWERAYGKSYRIELSTDGTNWQTAWSTTSGDGGLDTARFTGTPARYVRVHGLDRGTDWGYSLYEVGVHSA from the coding sequence ATGCTGTCGCTGATGCTCTTGGTGCTGGCCATGACCCTCGGGCCCACCCCGAGTTCGGCGGCCGGCAACGACTGGTGGATCCCGACCGCCCGCCCCGCCCCGGACGTTCAGATCAACGTCTCCGGCGAGCCCTTCACCGGCACCAACTCGGCAGGAGAGGTAAAGGGGTTCGTCGACGCGCACAACCACCTCTTCGGCAACGAGGCCTTCGGCGGCCGGCTGATCTGCGGCAAGGTCTTTTCCGAGGCCGGTGTCGCCGACGCCCTGAAGGACTGCCCCGAGCACTACCCCGACGGCACCCTCGCGATCTTCGACTACATCACCCACGGGGGCGACGGCACGCACGACCCGGTCGGCTGGCCGACCTTCAAGGACTGGCCCGCGTACGACTCGATGACCCACCAGGCGGACTACTACGCCTGGGTGGAGCGGGCCTGGCGCGGCGGACAGCGCGTGCTCGTCAACGACCTCGTCACCAACGGCATGATCTGCTCCATCTACCCCTTCAAGGACCGCAGTTGTGACGAGATGACCTCGATCCGGCTGCAGGCGAAGATGACCTACGCGCTCCAGGCGTACATCGACAAGATGTACGGCGGCACCGGCAAGGGCTGGTTCCGGATCGTCACCGACAGCGCGCAGGCGCGGCAGGTCATCGAGGAGGGCAAACTCGCCGTAGTCCTCGGAGTCGAGACCTCCGAACCCTTCGGCTGCAAGCAGATCCTCGACATCCCGCAGTGCAGCCAGCAGGACATCGACAAGGGACTCGACGAGCTCTACGCCCTCGGCGTCCGCTCCATGTTCCTCTGCCACAAGTTCGACAACGCGCTGTGCGGCGTCCGCTTCGACTCCGGCGGCCTCGGAACGGCCATCAACGTCGGCCAGTTCCTGTCCACCGGCACCTTCTGGCAGACCGAGAAGTGCACCGGGCCGCAGCACGACAACCCCATCGGGAGCGCCACGTCCGAGGCGGAGTCGGACCTGCCGGCCGGCGTGGACGTCCCCTCGTACGACTCGAACGCGCAGTGCAACAAGCGCGGCCTCACCGAACTCGGCGAGTACGCCGTGCGCGGCATGATGAAACGCAAGATGATGCTGGAGATCGACCACATGGGTGTCAAGGCCGTCGGCCAGGCGCTGGACATCCTGGAGTCGGCGTCCTACCCCGGCGTGATCTCCTCGCACAGCTGGATGGACCTGAACTGGACCGAACGGGTCTACGCCCTCGGCGGCTTCGTCGCCCAGTACATGCACGGCTCCGAGGGCTTCGTCGCGGAAGCCGCCCGGACCAAGGCACTGCGCGACAAGTACGGCGTGGGCTACGGCTACGGCACCGACTTCAACGGCATCGGCGACCATCCCGCCCCGCGGGGCGCGGACGCCGCGAACAAGGTGACGTACCCCTTCAAGAGCGTCGACGGCGGCTCCGTCATCGACAGGCAGACCTCCGGCGAGCGCACCTTCGACATCAACACCGACGGCGCGGCCCACGCCGGAATGATCCCCGACTGGATCGAGGACATCCGGCAGGTCGGCGGCCAGGACGTGGTGAACGACCTGTTCCGGGGCGCCGAGTCCTACCTGGACACCTGGCGGGCCACCGAACAGCACCAGGCCTCGGTGAACCTTGCCAAGGGGCAGCCGTCGACGGCCAGTTCGTCCGAGTCGAACCCGTTCACCAGCTACCAGCCGGGCCGAGCCGCCGACGGCGACGACGCCACCCGCTGGGCCAGCGACTGGAGCGACGACCAGTGGTGGCAGGTGGACCTGGGTTCCACCCACCTGGTCTCCCGGGTGACCTTGGACTGGGAGCGCGCGTACGGGAAGTCGTATCGCATCGAGCTCTCCACCGACGGCACGAACTGGCAGACCGCCTGGTCCACCACGAGCGGCGACGGCGGCCTGGACACGGCCCGGTTCACCGGGACTCCGGCCCGCTACGTCCGGGTCCACGGCCTCGATCGCGGAACAGACTGGGGGTACTCGCTGTACGAGGTCGGGGTCCACAGCGCCTGA
- a CDS encoding IS5 family transposase (programmed frameshift) translates to MVERLVPDELWELFQRVVPEAPSRPQGGGRRRHGDREVLAAIVFVATSGCTWQQLPTASFGPSGATAHRRFTEWTKARVWAKLHRLVLDELGSRGELDWSRCAIDSVNMRALKGELTGPNPVDRGKYGSKIHLITERTGLPLSIGISGANTHDSQALIPLVKGIPPIRSRRGRRRRRPHKLHADKGYDYNHLRRWLSSRGIRHRIARRGIETSQRLGRHRWTIERTMSWLAGCRRLHRRYERKADHFLAFTSIACTLICYRRLTK, encoded by the exons ATCGTTGAGCGGCTGGTGCCGGACGAGTTGTGGGAACTGTTCCAGCGGGTGGTTCCGGAGGCGCCGTCGCGGCCCCAGGGCGGTGGCAGGCGCCGGCACGGTGACCGCGAAGTGCTGGCCGCGATCGTCTTCGTGGCGACCTCCGGCTGCACGTGGCAGCAGTTGCCGACCGCGTCGTTCGGGCCGTCCGGCGCGACGGCTCACAGACGCTTCACCGAGTGGACGAAGGCCCGGGTGTGGGCCAAGCTCCACCGCCTGGTCCTCGACGAGCTCGGCTCCCGCGGCGAGTTGGACTGGTCCCGCTGCGCGATCGACTCGGTCAACATGCGGGCCTTG AAGGGGGAGCTGACGGGCCCGAATCCTGTAGACCGGGGTAAGTACGGGTCAAAGATCCACTTGATCACGGAGCGGACCGGCCTGCCCCTGTCCATCGGCATCTCGGGCGCCAACACGCACGACAGCCAGGCACTGATCCCCCTCGTGAAGGGCATACCGCCGATCCGCTCCCGCCGAGGACGCCGACGGCGCAGGCCCCACAAACTCCACGCCGACAAGGGCTACGACTACAACCACCTGCGACGTTGGTTATCCAGCCGTGGTATCCGGCACCGCATCGCCCGCAGGGGCATCGAGACCTCGCAGCGACTCGGCCGCCACCGTTGGACCATCGAACGCACCATGTCCTGGCTCGCCGGATGCCGACGCCTGCACCGCCGCTACGAACGCAAAGCCGACCACTTCCTCGCCTTCACCAGCATCGCCTGCACCTTGATCTGCTACCGCAGACTCACCAAATGA
- a CDS encoding S8 family serine peptidase, translating to MDAIRKASDDKSGPQIGAPTAWKAGYTGKGVKIAVLDTGVDYHHPDLKHQVIASKNFTDSPDADDHYGHGTHAASIAAGTGAQSGGKYTGVAPGAKILNGKVLGDDGSGDDSAIIAGMDWAAEQGADIVNLSLGGTDYPGIDPLEAEVDKLSEERGILFAVASGNEGDLGPNSSTGTVGSPGSAPDALTVGAVDGKDRIADFSSTGPVYDGSVKPDVTAPGVDITAAAAPGSVIDQEVGEKPAGYLTISGTSMAAPHVAGAAAILKQEHPDWGYAQLKAVLMGSAKAGGYTPYQQGAGRIAVDKAIKETVFAEQPSLAYGVQRWPHTDDSPVTKHLTYRNTGTADLTLKLSSTSVDPDGKKAPAGFFTLGAGSVTVPAGGTASVGVTVHTKLGAATGPYAGYVVATGGGQTVRSTMGVQREPQSYNVTLKYRNRPGQTSTHLTSLTAFEGLGSGDEYDSQTSNDTVTMRVPKGTYVLDSVSLKDVTSDAGGIDWLSRPSLKVDKDVSVTIDLNTTKASDITVPDASATPVAAGIGYESASLSTDFSVYATSFADLRIAHLGPAVHGLSETWTGQWEQGASAEYDVLTGADVTTFKPLTKHYKASELATIKANLGSPAPNRTGAVTLSGETEYGITLIEPITQRLPGTRTLHVSGGNSVAWALSFDQYGPKPDEFGYPVGVAHYIDGDMRIYQGGRTYTTTFDNAMFAPMLNSDYGLYREGNAISGLVPLVADGDGHAGSSDFSSVRTTLYRNGRKIGANTDPLFGEKPFTVPSAKASYRLTTTVKRSPDVARVSLRIDAAWTFTSKKTSDATYLPASVLRIAAHTDLTGHAPARRKVTAPVTVQGSAAGRNLKALAVYVSYDGGKHWTKTAVSHGHITYKNPAKRKAISFRYTITDKKGNTSAVTIHDAYFGK from the coding sequence CTGGACGCCATTCGCAAGGCCTCCGACGACAAGTCCGGGCCGCAGATCGGCGCACCGACCGCGTGGAAGGCCGGCTACACCGGGAAGGGAGTCAAGATCGCCGTCCTGGACACCGGCGTCGACTACCACCACCCGGACCTCAAGCACCAGGTGATCGCCTCCAAGAACTTCACCGACTCGCCCGACGCCGACGACCACTACGGCCACGGCACACACGCCGCGTCCATCGCGGCGGGCACCGGGGCCCAGTCCGGAGGCAAGTACACCGGCGTCGCGCCGGGCGCGAAGATCCTCAACGGCAAGGTGCTGGGCGACGACGGCTCCGGCGACGACTCCGCCATCATCGCGGGCATGGACTGGGCTGCCGAACAGGGTGCCGACATCGTCAACCTGAGCCTGGGCGGCACCGACTACCCCGGCATCGACCCCCTCGAGGCCGAGGTCGACAAGCTCTCCGAGGAGAGAGGCATCCTCTTCGCGGTCGCCTCCGGCAACGAAGGCGACCTGGGCCCCAACTCCAGCACCGGCACCGTCGGTTCCCCAGGCAGCGCTCCTGACGCGCTCACCGTCGGCGCGGTGGACGGCAAGGACAGGATCGCCGACTTCTCCTCCACTGGTCCCGTCTACGACGGCTCCGTCAAGCCCGACGTCACCGCGCCGGGTGTGGACATCACCGCCGCCGCGGCTCCGGGCAGCGTCATCGACCAGGAGGTCGGCGAGAAGCCGGCCGGCTACCTGACCATCTCGGGCACCTCGATGGCGGCCCCGCACGTCGCGGGCGCCGCCGCGATCCTCAAGCAGGAGCACCCCGACTGGGGGTATGCCCAGCTCAAGGCGGTGCTGATGGGCTCGGCCAAGGCGGGCGGCTACACGCCCTACCAGCAGGGCGCCGGCCGGATCGCCGTCGACAAGGCCATCAAGGAGACCGTCTTCGCCGAGCAGCCGTCACTGGCCTACGGCGTCCAGCGGTGGCCGCACACCGACGACAGCCCGGTCACCAAGCATCTGACCTACCGCAACACCGGGACCGCCGACCTCACCCTGAAGCTCTCCTCGACCTCCGTCGACCCGGACGGCAAGAAGGCCCCGGCGGGGTTCTTCACGCTGGGTGCTGGCTCGGTGACCGTTCCGGCGGGCGGTACCGCCTCGGTCGGCGTCACTGTGCACACCAAGCTGGGCGCGGCCACCGGCCCCTACGCCGGATACGTCGTCGCGACCGGCGGCGGCCAGACCGTACGCTCGACGATGGGTGTGCAGCGCGAGCCGCAGTCGTACAACGTGACCCTGAAGTACCGGAACCGGCCCGGGCAGACCTCTACCCACCTCACGAGCCTGACCGCTTTCGAAGGGCTCGGCTCCGGTGACGAGTACGACTCCCAGACCTCCAACGACACGGTCACCATGCGCGTGCCCAAGGGCACGTACGTGCTGGACTCGGTCAGTCTCAAGGACGTCACCTCCGACGCGGGCGGCATCGACTGGCTGAGCAGGCCGTCCCTCAAGGTCGACAAAGACGTCAGCGTCACCATCGACCTGAACACCACGAAGGCCTCGGACATCACTGTCCCGGACGCGTCCGCCACGCCGGTCGCCGCCGGTATCGGCTACGAGTCCGCTTCGCTGAGTACCGACTTCAGCGTCTATGCCACCTCCTTCGCCGACCTGCGCATCGCCCACCTCGGCCCGGCCGTCCATGGCCTGTCGGAGACCTGGACCGGTCAGTGGGAACAGGGCGCGAGCGCCGAGTACGACGTGCTCACCGGCGCTGACGTAACCACGTTCAAGCCGCTCACCAAGCATTACAAGGCGAGCGAGCTGGCCACGATCAAGGCGAACCTCGGCAGCCCCGCCCCGAACCGCACCGGCGCGGTCACCCTGTCCGGCGAGACGGAGTACGGCATCACCCTCATCGAGCCGATCACCCAGCGGCTGCCGGGCACCCGCACCCTGCACGTGTCCGGTGGGAACAGTGTCGCCTGGGCACTCTCCTTCGACCAGTACGGCCCCAAACCCGACGAGTTCGGCTACCCGGTCGGCGTGGCGCACTACATCGACGGCGACATGCGCATCTACCAGGGCGGCAGGACCTACACCACGACGTTCGACAACGCGATGTTCGCCCCCATGCTGAACTCCGACTACGGCCTCTACCGCGAGGGCAACGCGATCTCCGGCCTGGTCCCGCTGGTCGCCGACGGCGACGGACACGCGGGCTCATCGGACTTCTCCTCGGTGCGGACCACCCTCTACCGCAACGGCAGGAAGATCGGCGCCAACACCGACCCGTTGTTCGGTGAGAAACCGTTCACCGTCCCGTCCGCAAAGGCCTCGTACCGGCTGACGACCACGGTGAAGCGCTCGCCCGACGTCGCCAGGGTCTCCTTGCGCATAGACGCGGCCTGGACGTTCACCTCGAAGAAGACCTCCGACGCGACCTATCTGCCGGCCTCGGTCCTGCGGATCGCCGCGCACACCGACCTCACCGGCCACGCCCCCGCGCGCCGCAAGGTCACCGCCCCGGTGACCGTCCAGGGCTCGGCGGCCGGCCGCAACCTCAAGGCCCTTGCCGTGTACGTCTCCTACGACGGCGGGAAGCACTGGACCAAGACCGCGGTCAGCCACGGCCACATCACCTACAAGAACCCCGCCAAGCGCAAGGCGATCTCGTTCCGGTACACGATCACCGACAAGAAGGGAAACACGTCGGCCGTCACGATCCACGACGCGTACTTCGGCAAGTAG
- a CDS encoding replication-relaxation family protein — MALGVLAQYRMATTEQMHRVIAPAVRIEQTRRRLARLRGEGLVCRITLPQAGRTRVWFPTSYGVQLACEWPEMRGHRPSRTVSDPTAVRLKAGHTLTVTETALVFLEDARRRGDMCEPLDWIPEVHHPTGSGEVVIPDALLYYRRGPTAGGNGAMLRAFVEVDRATMGPERLAAKLTAYERLHRYVPVVPGRRPTLQEPAIEEWRRRYPLFPGILFVLDGTGPAGAENRISALRAGAGLLATSRFRYDVPVLAAPLADLLQHGPSAPVWRPVHDPDQRVHWTGSSSSGPTR; from the coding sequence ATGGCATTGGGGGTGCTGGCGCAGTACCGGATGGCCACCACCGAGCAGATGCACCGGGTGATCGCCCCCGCAGTACGCATCGAGCAGACCCGGCGGCGGCTGGCCCGGCTGCGCGGTGAGGGGCTGGTCTGCCGCATCACCCTGCCGCAGGCCGGACGCACCCGGGTGTGGTTCCCCACCTCGTACGGCGTGCAACTCGCCTGCGAGTGGCCCGAGATGCGCGGACACCGGCCCTCCCGGACCGTGTCCGACCCGACCGCCGTACGGCTGAAGGCAGGTCACACGCTGACCGTGACCGAGACCGCGCTCGTCTTCCTCGAGGACGCCCGCCGCCGCGGCGATATGTGCGAGCCGCTGGACTGGATCCCCGAGGTCCACCATCCGACCGGGAGCGGCGAGGTCGTCATCCCCGACGCCCTCCTGTACTACCGGCGCGGTCCTACCGCCGGTGGCAACGGGGCGATGCTGCGGGCGTTCGTGGAAGTCGACCGGGCCACCATGGGCCCCGAGCGCCTCGCCGCCAAGCTGACCGCGTACGAGCGCCTCCACCGCTACGTGCCCGTGGTCCCGGGGCGCCGGCCGACCCTCCAGGAACCGGCGATTGAGGAGTGGCGGCGGCGCTACCCGCTCTTCCCCGGGATCCTGTTCGTCCTGGACGGCACAGGACCCGCCGGTGCCGAGAACCGGATCAGCGCCCTGCGCGCAGGGGCCGGGCTGCTGGCGACGTCCCGGTTCCGGTACGACGTCCCCGTCCTCGCGGCACCGCTGGCCGACCTGCTCCAGCACGGCCCCTCCGCACCCGTGTGGCGCCCCGTCCACGACCCCGACCAACGAGTCCACTGGACCGGATCCTCATCATCTGGCCCAACGCGCTGA